In Pelosinus sp. UFO1, one genomic interval encodes:
- a CDS encoding phage tail tube protein, with protein sequence MTQAQGYRGQLAMDFETTYNTTPAVPNGILMPIQSSKVKSKQNLSEDKTITGRRDPAQPSMGFIDVSGSIAVPVDELGIGYWLKAIFGDPVTTGASEPYTHVFKPGLSQPSLVLEQAFPDIGQYFLFNGCKVGKFGISFGGDGDLTANIDVMGAKETISNASFDTTLTPIPLTKFGNFQASITDNGVSLAVVTKADLNLDMGLDGDTYVLGSGGFRGSVNEGIIGVSGNVTALFTDATLLNKAMAGTTSKIALKLTNGTHSLEFKIPELMYERNSPTIDGPKGVVVELSFKGFYRNSVENAVIVVTLVNGQATY encoded by the coding sequence ATGACACAAGCACAAGGTTACCGTGGACAGCTGGCAATGGATTTTGAGACAACTTATAATACGACACCAGCGGTGCCAAACGGTATTTTAATGCCAATCCAATCATCAAAAGTTAAATCGAAACAAAATCTTTCGGAAGATAAAACAATAACAGGGAGACGTGATCCTGCTCAACCAAGTATGGGGTTTATTGACGTTTCAGGATCAATTGCAGTGCCAGTGGATGAACTAGGTATTGGGTACTGGCTTAAAGCGATTTTTGGAGATCCAGTGACAACGGGAGCATCAGAACCATATACACATGTTTTTAAACCTGGTCTAAGCCAACCATCATTAGTGTTAGAACAAGCATTCCCTGACATTGGCCAGTATTTTTTATTTAACGGGTGTAAGGTTGGAAAGTTTGGGATCAGCTTTGGTGGAGATGGTGATTTAACTGCTAACATTGATGTTATGGGAGCAAAAGAAACGATCTCTAATGCAAGTTTTGATACAACGCTAACGCCTATTCCACTTACTAAATTCGGTAACTTTCAAGCATCGATTACGGATAATGGAGTATCATTAGCGGTTGTCACAAAAGCAGATCTTAACTTAGATATGGGACTTGACGGTGACACGTATGTTTTGGGTAGTGGTGGCTTTAGGGGAAGTGTTAATGAGGGAATTATTGGAGTATCCGGTAATGTAACAGCTTTATTCACGGATGCTACCTTGTTAAACAAAGCCATGGCAGGAACAACATCAAAAATAGCATTAAAATTAACAAATGGCACGCACTCATTAGAATTTAAAATCCCTGAACTAATGTATGAACGTAATAGCCCAACAATTGACGGCCCGAAAGGTGTTGTAGTGGAATTGTCATTTAAGGGGTTCTATCGTAACAGTGTGGAAAATGCAGTAATCGTCGTAACGTTAGTTAATGGACAAGCAACATATTAA
- a CDS encoding DUF2460 domain-containing protein: MSDYIIPKPYTSSNSFHEIRFPEGISYGAEGGPEYSTDIMTTSSASEQRNQNWEFGRCKYNVAHGVKNEKDITKLITFRRCRKGRAYGFRYKDWSDYKAVNQIIGTVDVVPCQMQLLKKYISGEESETRIIRKPVEGTVILYAAGNYINTGITINHKSGAITITNTSLIGKLITADFEFDVPVRFDADYIPTSIEDFNNYSMSEISLIEVKI, translated from the coding sequence ATGTCGGATTATATAATACCAAAACCATATACATCCAGTAATTCATTTCATGAAATAAGGTTTCCTGAAGGAATCAGTTATGGCGCAGAAGGTGGGCCAGAATACTCCACTGACATCATGACTACTTCTTCAGCTAGTGAGCAGAGAAACCAAAACTGGGAATTTGGCAGATGTAAATATAATGTTGCCCATGGTGTTAAAAATGAAAAGGATATTACAAAGTTAATTACCTTTAGGCGGTGTAGAAAAGGCAGAGCATATGGTTTTAGATATAAAGATTGGTCAGATTATAAAGCGGTAAATCAAATCATCGGTACCGTAGATGTAGTTCCCTGTCAAATGCAACTATTAAAAAAGTATATATCAGGAGAGGAAAGCGAAACCCGCATCATTCGAAAGCCCGTAGAGGGGACAGTCATTTTATATGCCGCAGGAAATTATATAAATACTGGGATTACGATTAATCATAAATCGGGAGCAATCACTATCACCAATACCAGTTTAATCGGCAAACTTATTACCGCTGATTTTGAATTTGATGTACCAGTTCGTTTTGATGCAGATTATATTCCCACCAGCATTGAGGATTTTAACAACTATTCAATGTCGGAAATATCGCTGATTGAGGTAAAAATATGA
- a CDS encoding phage tail tape measure protein, producing the protein MGAKDVQIKIVAFDQASGAFKQLEDSVARATQQVSNMSRVSSSSAVYNAAGVAAGVMAYNALSSAASGAMNMTLNFSRTMETNEIGIAGILMSMTTLNGETMQWGDAISISKDTMRQLNDEALRTAATSEEMVNTYRGLLGPGLAAKMTMQEIVQLTSTGVNAVKSLGLNNTQLVQELRDLVQGGIQASSSTLATALGLKDKDIKAAKESSEGLFKFLMARLEGFKVASEYTQNTFSGKIDQIKEGITRLGSTGTVPIFDAIKNQLGEIGNKLITINAETKVVEINPELQKDLTNISTKIVKIGDDLQELFLPVTTVAVPALKVAGTAAGWVSDNVVAVGRGLATWYVLQNIATMYTNVTAATNGAVASNSLLGRTVMATTTAYAEQGILAQKFIAQEMAMVEGAAATIIAAEKAKAVAKKENAILSAGILRAEESGNVVLAGQIRGLAADYIKLGVTAEEAGLMQLQAAKMAKDGNFLLATQLIAVRDAHLATIVAAREAQVAAVTGAGAMGNAVRSLGKTVLALAGGWLGVGVAAAWATSVAIDYFKNQNRIDSYNKKAEVFYEDGKYYKNQEVEQEEYTNKGFIPKKEIVKKTVRVELTPDEYQKQYSYDQTRKDMEEGNTPPIPAMPNIDPNALGLKFPGAEKDNSAKEARAAEKAYEESQKLNDKIADMMAKLNEKITEESSTTFELSSMKLKDELANMQRDLDKSAIDFGKYGIETQAVRDKMVEYEKIATAKINKVWNESWTALKNNGALMGAQILNDKQAQAEAEYQIELEKIRKEKEEREKEVGRKGDGYENVQAKINEEIDQKKELALIARNKKIRDNKLQQYDLDVQHNNMLRQLEGKTYAEIDALNRQALQSKITAIDAEITAATTSKEDRVKLEQEKVTATEQLQQISGRNMTTAASEAIRRIKDQQIDLADNMVQTWNNVNSKTSDHFKNMLTGVESLGEGIKGTIKDISTSIENMFAEMAYQQLIFQPLQNWFSNILNSFSSGTGSSKTPKISDYGQNQLNKLSVKKFFAKGGSYPGGLALVGEEGPELINFNRGGYVHTANETRNILSGGQSQQRQSQRPVVVNMNVSTPDAGSFRQSRSQVGSAAARGMQRAFRRNG; encoded by the coding sequence ATGGGAGCAAAAGATGTACAAATAAAAATAGTGGCATTTGACCAAGCGAGCGGTGCATTTAAACAACTAGAAGATTCCGTAGCGCGAGCCACGCAGCAAGTGTCAAATATGAGCCGTGTTTCATCTAGTAGCGCGGTTTATAATGCCGCTGGAGTTGCTGCTGGAGTTATGGCCTATAATGCCCTTAGTTCAGCAGCGAGTGGTGCCATGAATATGACACTGAATTTCAGCAGAACCATGGAAACAAATGAAATTGGTATTGCGGGAATTCTCATGTCCATGACTACGCTAAATGGCGAGACAATGCAGTGGGGCGATGCAATAAGTATCTCAAAGGATACTATGCGACAGTTGAATGATGAGGCTCTAAGAACTGCTGCCACGTCAGAAGAAATGGTTAATACTTATCGTGGACTATTAGGCCCAGGTCTTGCCGCGAAAATGACCATGCAGGAAATTGTACAATTAACTAGTACGGGTGTAAATGCAGTTAAGTCTCTAGGGTTGAATAACACTCAGTTAGTACAGGAATTGCGTGATTTAGTACAAGGTGGCATACAAGCATCCAGCAGCACACTAGCCACTGCTTTAGGACTTAAAGACAAAGATATTAAAGCAGCAAAGGAATCTTCTGAGGGGTTATTCAAGTTCTTAATGGCTCGTCTCGAAGGTTTTAAAGTAGCTAGTGAATACACTCAAAACACATTTTCTGGGAAAATTGATCAAATCAAAGAGGGTATCACTAGACTTGGATCTACTGGAACAGTGCCTATATTTGATGCAATTAAAAATCAGCTAGGTGAAATTGGAAATAAACTTATCACCATAAATGCAGAAACAAAGGTAGTGGAAATAAATCCTGAACTGCAAAAAGATTTAACCAATATATCAACAAAAATCGTAAAAATAGGTGATGATCTACAGGAGTTATTTTTACCAGTTACTACAGTTGCTGTTCCTGCCCTTAAAGTTGCAGGTACGGCAGCGGGATGGGTTTCTGACAATGTGGTCGCTGTAGGTCGTGGGCTTGCTACATGGTATGTCCTGCAAAATATAGCAACCATGTATACAAATGTTACAGCTGCCACAAATGGAGCAGTAGCGTCGAATAGTCTGCTAGGGCGTACCGTAATGGCGACAACAACAGCATATGCCGAACAAGGTATCTTGGCACAAAAATTCATTGCACAAGAAATGGCTATGGTCGAAGGAGCAGCAGCAACTATCATTGCTGCTGAAAAAGCAAAAGCAGTAGCCAAGAAAGAAAATGCAATCTTATCGGCTGGTATTTTAAGAGCAGAGGAATCAGGTAATGTTGTTCTTGCTGGACAAATACGTGGCCTTGCTGCTGATTATATTAAATTAGGCGTAACAGCAGAAGAAGCGGGACTAATGCAATTGCAAGCCGCTAAAATGGCAAAGGACGGTAATTTTTTACTAGCAACGCAATTAATCGCTGTACGGGATGCTCATTTAGCCACCATTGTAGCTGCAAGGGAAGCCCAAGTTGCCGCGGTCACAGGTGCAGGGGCCATGGGTAATGCAGTGAGAAGTTTAGGGAAAACTGTTCTAGCCCTTGCAGGTGGATGGTTAGGTGTTGGAGTAGCAGCTGCTTGGGCAACGAGCGTAGCAATTGACTACTTCAAAAATCAGAACCGTATTGATAGCTATAATAAAAAAGCTGAAGTATTTTATGAAGATGGGAAGTATTACAAAAATCAAGAAGTTGAACAAGAAGAGTATACCAACAAGGGATTTATTCCTAAAAAAGAGATAGTTAAGAAAACTGTTAGAGTTGAATTAACCCCTGATGAATATCAAAAGCAATATAGCTATGATCAGACTAGAAAAGATATGGAAGAAGGAAATACCCCGCCAATACCTGCAATGCCAAATATTGACCCTAATGCCTTAGGATTAAAATTTCCTGGAGCAGAAAAAGATAATTCTGCAAAAGAAGCAAGAGCAGCTGAAAAGGCTTATGAAGAATCTCAAAAACTCAACGATAAAATAGCCGATATGATGGCGAAACTCAATGAAAAAATAACAGAAGAATCAAGCACTACTTTCGAATTATCATCAATGAAACTCAAAGATGAACTTGCAAACATGCAACGTGATCTTGATAAATCAGCCATTGATTTTGGGAAATACGGAATAGAAACACAAGCCGTTAGAGATAAAATGGTTGAGTATGAAAAAATAGCCACAGCTAAAATAAACAAAGTATGGAATGAGTCATGGACTGCTTTAAAAAATAATGGTGCATTAATGGGTGCTCAAATACTCAATGACAAACAAGCACAAGCCGAGGCTGAATATCAAATTGAGTTGGAAAAAATCAGAAAAGAAAAAGAAGAACGTGAGAAAGAAGTTGGAAGAAAAGGCGATGGATACGAAAATGTACAAGCAAAAATTAATGAAGAGATTGATCAGAAAAAAGAGCTTGCATTAATTGCCCGTAATAAAAAAATCCGTGATAATAAACTACAGCAATATGATTTGGACGTGCAGCATAATAACATGCTAAGACAGCTTGAAGGGAAAACATATGCTGAAATTGATGCATTAAATCGGCAGGCATTGCAGTCTAAGATTACCGCAATTGATGCTGAAATAACGGCAGCAACTACCTCCAAGGAAGACCGGGTTAAGCTTGAACAAGAAAAAGTAACCGCCACCGAACAATTGCAACAAATATCAGGGCGCAACATGACTACTGCAGCAAGCGAAGCTATACGAAGAATCAAGGATCAGCAAATTGATTTAGCTGACAACATGGTGCAGACATGGAATAACGTTAATAGTAAGACTTCGGATCATTTTAAAAACATGCTTACAGGAGTAGAAAGTCTAGGAGAAGGTATTAAAGGAACGATAAAAGATATTTCGACATCTATAGAAAATATGTTCGCTGAAATGGCTTATCAACAATTGATTTTTCAACCTTTGCAAAATTGGTTTAGTAATATTTTAAATAGTTTTTCGAGCGGGACAGGTAGCTCAAAAACACCAAAAATAAGTGACTATGGACAAAATCAATTAAATAAGCTTAGTGTGAAAAAATTTTTTGCAAAAGGCGGTTCTTATCCTGGCGGTTTAGCCTTAGTCGGTGAAGAAGGTCCTGAATTAATTAATTTTAATCGCGGAGGGTATGTGCATACTGCTAATGAAACTAGAAATATTCTAAGTGGCGGTCAATCACAGCAAAGACAAAGTCAACGACCAGTGGTTGTGAATATGAATGTTTCAACACCTGATGCTGGATCATTTAGGCAATCACGCAGTCAAGTTGGTTCAGCTGCCGCAAGAGGTATGCAACGGGCATTTAGGAGGAATGGATAA
- a CDS encoding NlpC/P60 family protein → MNRDEIIKTARSWIGTKWQHQQSLKGVACDCIGFVRGIYKEITGISIADNVDYPQTAFYYCREEKMYPEIQKHLKEISVREVKPGDILTFAMKEKFPDHHLGIVSYDGFFIHACGDFGIGKVIETRMDENWQKRIRHAFQFPGVVD, encoded by the coding sequence ATGAATCGAGATGAAATAATAAAGACGGCAAGATCATGGATCGGCACAAAATGGCAACATCAACAAAGTTTAAAAGGTGTAGCTTGTGATTGTATCGGATTTGTGCGCGGAATATATAAAGAAATAACAGGAATTAGTATTGCTGATAATGTAGATTATCCGCAAACGGCATTTTACTATTGTCGTGAAGAAAAAATGTATCCTGAGATTCAAAAACATCTAAAAGAAATATCAGTTAGGGAAGTAAAACCGGGAGATATTTTGACATTTGCCATGAAAGAAAAATTCCCTGATCACCATCTAGGAATAGTATCATATGATGGATTTTTTATTCATGCTTGCGGTGACTTTGGAATTGGAAAAGTCATAGAAACGAGAATGGATGAAAACTGGCAGAAGCGCATCCGGCACGCATTTCAATTTCCTGGAGTAGTAGATTAA
- a CDS encoding DUF1799 domain-containing protein: MWEWYLQKAEYCEVCQKAKLNTDCPKCENKCPNLFFENKRIWGIWKNIQTQWRVIDGGVIGLDYTAINFVIELLDVDLNPADFAKLRLLERMTIDNSRKEK; encoded by the coding sequence ATTTGGGAGTGGTATCTGCAAAAGGCAGAGTATTGCGAAGTATGCCAAAAGGCTAAGCTTAATACTGACTGCCCCAAGTGCGAAAATAAATGTCCTAATTTATTTTTCGAAAACAAAAGGATATGGGGTATTTGGAAAAACATACAGACTCAGTGGCGAGTAATTGATGGCGGCGTAATCGGTTTAGATTATACCGCTATTAATTTTGTCATTGAACTCCTAGATGTAGATCTAAACCCTGCTGATTTTGCGAAATTAAGATTGCTGGAACGTATGACAATTGATAATTCGCGAAAGGAGAAATAA
- a CDS encoding phage holin family protein: MEIVKHWEKLIEAWQIKILLSVCLTWLFGDYNAGLGALGCLVVLDWLTKWGVLSKDAGGFIKAWQTDTISSRGMREGLKKIIWYMLALIAAHQLEQFSIIGYSVGHAATEIMSAYLALIEAKSILENLRDMGMQGVDPLIAMLGRKQTEITGGDK, from the coding sequence TTGGAAATAGTTAAACACTGGGAAAAACTTATTGAGGCATGGCAGATAAAAATATTGTTAAGCGTTTGTCTTACATGGCTATTTGGTGATTACAATGCGGGATTAGGGGCATTAGGTTGCTTGGTAGTATTGGATTGGCTGACAAAATGGGGTGTGCTTTCGAAAGATGCAGGTGGTTTTATAAAGGCTTGGCAAACTGACACGATTAGTAGCCGGGGAATGAGAGAAGGCCTTAAAAAAATAATCTGGTACATGCTTGCTCTGATAGCCGCACATCAATTAGAGCAATTTTCTATTATAGGATATTCTGTGGGCCATGCTGCCACTGAGATTATGAGCGCATATCTAGCTTTAATTGAGGCGAAAAGTATTCTAGAGAATTTACGAGACATGGGTATGCAAGGCGTTGATCCGCTCATTGCCATGTTAGGAAGAAAGCAGACTGAAATCACAGGAGGGGATAAATAA
- a CDS encoding DUF2793 domain-containing protein, which produces MSDKTPNLGLPYIVQSQAQKEVTHNQGLNLLDFLVDRTVKDKDMTAPPASPLEGDAYIIPSSSTGVWAGKDGQIAQFIGGAWDYYIPRQGWLLYVIDEDKYYKRGSSTWLITAI; this is translated from the coding sequence ATGTCAGATAAAACACCAAACTTGGGACTGCCCTATATCGTGCAGTCGCAGGCACAAAAAGAAGTTACACATAACCAAGGATTGAATCTGCTAGACTTTTTGGTAGACCGTACCGTAAAAGATAAAGATATGACAGCTCCGCCAGCGTCTCCATTAGAAGGAGACGCTTATATTATTCCATCAAGTAGCACTGGTGTATGGGCGGGGAAAGATGGACAGATAGCACAGTTTATTGGTGGAGCGTGGGATTACTACATTCCGCGTCAAGGATGGTTACTCTATGTAATAGATGAAGATAAGTATTATAAGCGTGGATCATCAACTTGGTTGATTACGGCAATATAA
- a CDS encoding DUF2163 domain-containing protein: protein MISWLQNEVTTIAWCWKLTLADGAIMGFTSHDQDILIGGVTYEAATGFTPTAVETSRDMAVDNLDVDGMIDSEKVTKEDILTGRYDGAAIQIFLCNWKNTNDPIRVIRRGTLGQISMGKQAFTAEIRGLMQAYQQQSGDIYQKTCRATIGDAKCGKSLTSYTFIGQVIAVHENGTFDTNLVNIDKYFDYGLLEFTSGNNNGKSFEIKEYKQINGKIMTFLPVTFTVAVGDTFKCIAGCDGNFSTCKNKFNNVINFRGEPHVPGNDYAASYPSQGSANTVSEGSSVKR, encoded by the coding sequence ATGATTTCATGGCTTCAAAATGAAGTTACGACAATCGCATGGTGTTGGAAATTAACCCTTGCAGATGGTGCTATTATGGGATTTACCAGTCATGATCAGGATATATTGATAGGCGGAGTAACCTATGAAGCAGCTACTGGATTTACTCCAACAGCCGTGGAAACATCCCGTGATATGGCAGTTGACAACTTGGATGTAGACGGAATGATAGATAGCGAGAAAGTAACAAAAGAAGATATACTAACAGGACGTTATGACGGGGCTGCAATTCAAATATTCTTATGTAACTGGAAAAATACAAATGATCCTATACGTGTGATCCGCCGTGGAACATTAGGACAAATATCCATGGGAAAACAAGCATTCACAGCTGAAATAAGAGGTTTAATGCAAGCGTACCAACAACAATCGGGCGACATATACCAAAAAACATGTAGAGCTACCATAGGAGACGCAAAATGCGGTAAAAGCTTAACCAGTTATACTTTTATAGGACAAGTTATAGCAGTGCATGAAAACGGTACATTTGATACCAATTTAGTAAATATAGATAAATACTTTGATTACGGCCTATTAGAGTTTACCAGCGGAAATAATAATGGCAAATCATTTGAGATTAAAGAATATAAACAGATTAATGGTAAGATTATGACATTTCTTCCTGTAACATTTACCGTTGCAGTCGGTGATACATTTAAGTGTATTGCCGGATGTGACGGTAATTTTTCAACGTGTAAGAATAAATTTAATAATGTCATTAATTTTCGCGGTGAGCCACACGTACCTGGGAATGATTATGCAGCCAGTTATCCGTCACAGGGATCTGCTAATACTGTATCTGAAGGGAGCAGTGTAAAAAGATGA
- a CDS encoding phage tail protein: MATILFTALAQGSGWNAFWVGVATMAGSYVDQNYLFPQKIEGAKMSGLQIQTSTYGKSIGKIYGGAARVAGNIMWGTKYVEHKKTSRQGGKGGGAKVTTYTYSVSFAVAIGKGPINRIKRVWADGAAFPLYESKYVVTGEYKNKLTFASVDSQTTSTWTLTAKNVDSSQVLGVKDSSGIEYADAHFGTYYSNGFVSFIIDKKSTEDTILDGATFILKVEPHTAKHEFTIHSGTEDQLPDSYMESIEGTGNVPAYRGLAYIIFKDIYTDDFGRRIPNFTFEIEIERNGLSEVIKEITVESGLEQSDIDTTDLEGITVNGYSVERASSGRDKIEPLMLTHLFDGVERDGKIYFRQRHAENALIIPYEDMGAYETERTEPLKITITDELELPRSVTVKYVSPDFDYQDQTISSKRQLTSGKTESSIDSGLVMTDSQAQELADTKLYEAWINRTAYETVLGSKYADVLPGDVLKLEDELGNLYPCIVAQSSFGKPGLNKISAVAIAGTIYERVERVIDPSTVLGEGDAATQVYFEFIDIPKLPGDTSATDSIYFAATGQVYAGVNIFKTSDDGSTYDLLQQHTANAIMGYAITELAAGAEHFWDNKNTIDIVLINGTLESRPEIDVLNGYNAAVIGNEIVQFTTATLLNTDTYRLSGLLRGRLGTESKISQHAINERFVLLTSNTLGKITSNSSDWYTARQYRIGPTTQSVDDLTYTNTTFTDNATMSKPFAPCHVEGVRNSNGDITLTWMRRTRYDGEWKDLSDAPLNETSEKYEVDIMSGSTVKRTIAVTAKIATYPVANQITDFGSVQSNITVRIYQISETRGRGTVREEII, encoded by the coding sequence ATGGCAACTATTTTATTTACAGCGTTAGCGCAAGGATCAGGATGGAATGCGTTTTGGGTAGGAGTTGCGACAATGGCTGGAAGCTATGTCGATCAAAATTATCTCTTCCCACAAAAAATTGAAGGGGCAAAGATGTCAGGATTACAAATCCAAACATCAACATACGGAAAAAGCATTGGAAAAATATATGGAGGTGCTGCACGAGTTGCTGGAAACATCATGTGGGGTACGAAATATGTAGAACATAAAAAAACGAGTCGACAAGGTGGAAAAGGAGGCGGTGCGAAAGTAACAACCTACACTTACAGTGTCTCTTTCGCAGTAGCAATTGGTAAAGGGCCAATCAATCGTATTAAACGTGTATGGGCTGATGGGGCAGCATTTCCTTTATACGAATCAAAATACGTAGTAACAGGAGAATATAAGAATAAACTTACTTTTGCAAGTGTAGATTCTCAAACCACATCAACATGGACGCTTACAGCAAAAAACGTTGATAGTTCGCAAGTTTTAGGTGTTAAGGATAGTAGCGGTATAGAATATGCGGATGCTCATTTTGGAACCTATTATAGTAATGGATTTGTGTCGTTCATTATTGATAAAAAATCTACCGAGGATACGATTCTAGATGGTGCAACATTTATACTGAAGGTTGAGCCACATACAGCAAAACATGAATTTACAATCCATTCAGGTACAGAGGACCAATTACCAGATAGTTACATGGAATCAATCGAGGGCACTGGGAACGTACCTGCTTATCGAGGGTTAGCCTATATTATCTTTAAAGATATCTATACAGATGACTTTGGTCGTAGAATCCCAAATTTTACATTTGAAATAGAAATAGAAAGAAATGGGTTAAGCGAAGTCATAAAAGAAATAACTGTTGAATCTGGTCTAGAGCAATCTGATATAGACACTACAGATCTTGAAGGGATTACAGTCAATGGTTATAGTGTTGAGCGTGCTAGTAGTGGACGTGATAAAATTGAACCATTAATGTTAACGCATTTATTCGATGGTGTAGAACGAGATGGGAAAATATATTTTCGTCAGCGCCACGCTGAAAATGCATTAATCATCCCATATGAAGATATGGGGGCCTATGAAACAGAACGCACAGAACCTCTAAAAATTACAATAACGGACGAACTTGAATTACCTAGAAGTGTAACTGTAAAATATGTATCACCAGATTTTGATTACCAAGATCAAACAATATCTAGTAAACGTCAATTAACTAGTGGGAAAACAGAATCATCAATTGATTCAGGCCTAGTAATGACGGATTCGCAGGCGCAAGAACTAGCGGATACTAAACTATATGAGGCATGGATAAATCGCACTGCCTACGAGACAGTTCTAGGAAGTAAATATGCCGATGTATTACCGGGTGATGTGCTAAAACTTGAAGATGAACTAGGAAACTTATATCCTTGCATCGTGGCTCAATCATCTTTTGGAAAACCGGGGTTAAATAAAATATCAGCAGTGGCAATTGCAGGTACTATTTATGAACGAGTGGAGAGAGTCATTGATCCTAGTACAGTATTAGGTGAAGGAGATGCAGCCACACAAGTATATTTTGAGTTTATAGATATACCAAAATTACCTGGAGATACCAGCGCGACAGATTCGATTTATTTTGCAGCTACTGGTCAAGTTTACGCAGGAGTCAACATCTTTAAAACGTCCGATGATGGATCTACGTATGACCTGTTACAACAACACACGGCAAACGCAATAATGGGATATGCAATTACTGAATTAGCCGCAGGAGCTGAACATTTCTGGGATAATAAAAATACGATAGATATTGTTTTAATTAACGGAACATTGGAATCTAGACCAGAAATAGATGTACTGAATGGCTATAATGCAGCAGTAATAGGAAATGAAATAGTGCAGTTTACTACAGCTACGCTTTTGAATACCGACACTTACAGGTTGTCAGGATTATTGCGTGGTAGACTAGGTACCGAGAGTAAAATTAGCCAACATGCAATTAATGAGCGATTTGTATTACTAACGTCCAATACTTTAGGCAAGATTACATCAAATAGTAGTGATTGGTATACAGCAAGGCAATATCGGATTGGACCAACCACACAGTCAGTTGACGATTTAACATACACAAATACGACATTTACGGACAATGCAACAATGAGTAAACCGTTTGCACCTTGTCATGTAGAGGGAGTGAGAAACAGTAATGGAGATATTACTTTGACATGGATGCGTAGAACTCGCTATGACGGTGAGTGGAAGGACCTTTCAGATGCTCCCCTAAACGAAACATCTGAGAAATATGAAGTCGATATTATGAGTGGTAGTACAGTAAAAAGGACAATAGCAGTTACAGCAAAAATAGCAACATACCCTGTCGCTAACCAAATAACTGATTTTGGTAGTGTACAAAGTAATATCACCGTTAGAATTTATCAAATTAGCGAAACTCGCGGAAGAGGAACAGTAAGGGAGGAAATTATTTAA